In a genomic window of Amycolatopsis japonica:
- a CDS encoding non-ribosomal peptide synthetase, translated as MRADLGGFERVHEAFEAQAKRTPHRCALVAGDERLSYARLDEAANTVAYALLRRGVARGDLVGVCLRRGRWLVPTLLGVLKAGCAYVPLDPAAPPAHGASVVADSGLSLVVADEPDPVALADADVPVLAVGDVASAPTAAPAVPGSGTDLAYVIYTSGSTGRPKGVQVEHRNVLALLAWAAATYGDDELRGVLGAASVCFDASVAEVFPPLVTGGSLVLAENLLALPGLAARDEVTFVQGVPSVLAVLARTPLPRSVRTVAIAGEALHRSLVDRLYANEGVRRIVNCYGPTEATVNCSCHEVGRDESADPPIGTPLPGAAFSVRDADGRALGDDEVGELWVSGTLVTRGYLGQPELTAEKFVVDSRGVRHYRTGDLVRCRDGVHHFVGRADDQVKVRGFRIEPGQVQAALLTHPAVGNAVVLAPADEHGERRLVGFAEPAGAAVTEQELLRWLRSRLPAHLVPSRIAVLDAIPLGTTGKADRTALAAWVFDREDTEYTAPGTEAERLVAEEVAAAFGLPGIGVHDRFSESGGHSLAAARAVARLRESTGRVVTLTEFLSDGTVAAVARRLADAPAAAPSLALEENPGTFPLTGTQRDLWTLAQLGSTGTATTVAWRLRLRGRVSVPALRAAADQVVARHEVLRGTIGDHDGEPVMVVGPPVRVPVDVHDLRGLPDADRQAGELAASAARHAFDLSRDTPLLRITLLRLDDDVADLIVVSDHIATDGASIGVLMAELTGAPAASFAQVGAVASRERALAAIPEERGRLTAYWSEELAGATPPDALFDRAAHGRQRFGGERISTPLPGSLGSAVRALAESTGVTPFAVYLSALGLLVGELVRGQDVLLGMAAAHRDRPELEHTVGPLVDVLPVRLRLDADTSFRDLLRAAMTTAARAIDHRGLPSGELAGLWGGDRPTGVPLTPVSIAVQPDGLPLSAYGPDTRLDLLGELPTGGSHNPLTVFVNTHVGGTELIVEHDPSWLAPDRARWFSRSLLHLLHTAVSTPDTALSTLELAADGELAVLTSWGTGPALPDDDAAGVPEAVWRTASRTPDAVALSAEGGQLTYAELVGHADRIARVLAASGVTAGDTVGVCLPRDEFLPAALLAVWRTGAGYLPLDTGQPVARLAQLADEAGLRILLTRGGAQPVASEVADAAPGLRVVDADRTDGVPFEPVLPDGDSLAYVLYTSGSTGRPKGVEISHANLYAFVRSRGLCPGMTRDDAMLAVAPLAFDVSAEELWWPLATGARCVVADRDTAIDGHRLARRIAESGVTVVDLTPTSLRMLLAAGWAGDPTLRLLLGGEVLDPDLAARVRPLVGELWNGYGPTETTVAATAHRVTGHDRDRVPIGSPTPGARLYVVDEAGRLAPPGAIGELWIGGTGVATGYRAQPELTGPAFVADPMRPGERCYRTGDLVRWRPEATLEFVGRADDQVKVRGNRFEPGEIESVLRGLSDVDDAAVAVAEDGVDAHVIGYLTPPTVDTAAVERRLRRLLPAYMVPSSWCALDALPLLPNGKLDRRALPPTPVARPAAVAPLSEAEAVVAQVWRECLELDVEIGPDSDFFALGGRSLAATRVVGLLHTRLRRRITVRTLFDHPVLADFTARIDGEATPADRPLVARADPYAPAPLSPAQRMLWFAAKLDPDSAAYNSPTVLRILGALDEPRLYRAVRAVTTRHHVLRSRFTEIDGEPVALLGPADAVPMSTVDVREPDLAAAVRAEIRRPFALDAAPPLRVVLFRLSPDHHVLALTCHHIATDATSQRLLLSEMDAWYRTEPDDPPLSVQYADHAVREREQDRAAGLDWWERRLADLPALRVPADRPRPAIADWTAGEVPVRLPANVTERVRALASATGTTPFTVLLAAWQLLLARLAGVRDLAVAVPHSGRRTAELAGMVGFFVDTVAVRADLGTDVSGRDLVARTRDAVLDAFAHADVPFDEVVRRLAPERDPASTPVCQVMMNVLDDQAAATLGDLAVTVLPQPVATALYDLNLDLAETGDGYTGRLVFRTDLFDRDTIERWARWYGTLLDRLTDDPDAQLSTLDILNAAERAALFSWGTGKPLPATRTVIADVLARQSGAVATSSPTGRLSYADLATWSARGARGLLAAGVATGDVVGVCLPRDEYLPAGLLAVWRAGGAYLPLDPGHPADRIAALAADAGIRVVAARGPALDVARAALPHLTVVDLDNPVTDDRALREPGLDDLAYVLYTSGSTGRPKGVTVTHRNLAALVHAFREVTGVRPSDTWLAVAPLVFDTATGEIWTTLTAGAHCAIADRDCAVDGHALVRRLVSTGATRFNPTPTTLRMLVAAGLPELPGLHVFSGGEALDVALARQVTARVASLRNCYGPTETTITATTHLVTTADLAADRPIPIGGPLDGTLLTVVDPFGRTALPGAVGELSIGGAGVTPGYRDRPERTAAAFGTDPLHGVRSYRTGDLVRWRADGALEFHGRADHQVKIRGNRVELGEVEHVLRAVAGVTDAVVVVRSGEGEPHLVGYLTPSTVDTDVAAAVLRGRLPDYAVPHRWVPLDAFPVTATGKVDRTALPAPVAQTRPDSRPESAVEELVAMIWAEVLGQEQVGALDDFFGLGGHSLAATKVVGRLGEALGFPVPVRCLFDRPVLREFAVELERIAMTVLADDGAIDVQAGSTA; from the coding sequence TTGCGGGCAGATCTGGGCGGATTCGAGCGGGTACACGAGGCGTTCGAGGCGCAGGCGAAAAGGACACCCCACCGCTGCGCGCTCGTCGCGGGCGACGAGCGGCTGAGCTACGCGCGGCTGGACGAGGCCGCGAACACGGTCGCGTACGCGCTGCTCCGTCGCGGGGTGGCCCGCGGTGACCTCGTCGGCGTCTGCCTGCGCCGCGGCCGGTGGCTGGTCCCCACCCTGCTGGGGGTGCTGAAGGCGGGGTGCGCCTATGTCCCGTTGGACCCGGCCGCTCCTCCTGCGCACGGCGCGTCGGTCGTCGCGGACTCCGGGCTGTCGCTGGTGGTGGCGGACGAACCGGATCCGGTCGCGCTCGCGGACGCCGACGTGCCGGTGCTGGCCGTCGGGGACGTCGCCTCCGCGCCCACGGCCGCCCCCGCTGTCCCGGGTTCCGGCACGGACCTCGCGTACGTGATCTACACGTCCGGCTCCACCGGCAGGCCGAAAGGTGTCCAGGTCGAGCACCGCAACGTGCTCGCGTTGCTGGCGTGGGCGGCCGCGACCTACGGCGACGACGAGCTGCGAGGCGTGCTCGGCGCCGCGTCGGTCTGCTTCGACGCGTCCGTCGCCGAAGTCTTCCCGCCCCTGGTGACCGGCGGGAGCCTGGTGCTCGCCGAGAACCTGCTCGCGCTGCCCGGGCTGGCCGCGCGGGACGAGGTGACGTTCGTGCAGGGCGTGCCGTCCGTCCTGGCGGTGCTGGCGCGGACCCCGCTCCCGCGTTCGGTGCGGACCGTAGCGATCGCGGGTGAGGCCCTGCACCGGTCGCTCGTCGACCGCCTCTACGCCAACGAGGGCGTGCGGCGGATCGTGAACTGTTACGGCCCGACCGAGGCGACGGTGAACTGTTCGTGCCACGAAGTCGGCCGGGACGAATCGGCCGACCCGCCGATCGGGACCCCGCTTCCCGGCGCCGCGTTCTCGGTGCGGGATGCCGACGGTCGCGCGCTCGGTGACGACGAGGTCGGCGAGCTGTGGGTCAGCGGGACACTCGTCACCCGCGGGTACCTGGGGCAGCCGGAGCTGACCGCCGAGAAGTTCGTGGTCGACTCCCGCGGCGTCCGGCACTACCGCACCGGCGACCTGGTCCGATGCCGCGACGGCGTGCACCACTTCGTCGGCCGCGCCGACGACCAGGTGAAGGTGCGGGGCTTCCGGATCGAACCGGGACAGGTCCAGGCGGCGCTCCTCACCCACCCGGCCGTCGGCAACGCGGTGGTGCTCGCGCCCGCCGACGAGCACGGGGAACGCAGGCTCGTCGGGTTCGCCGAACCGGCCGGGGCCGCGGTGACCGAGCAGGAACTGTTGCGGTGGCTGCGCTCGCGGCTGCCCGCGCACCTGGTGCCGTCACGGATCGCCGTCCTCGACGCGATCCCGCTCGGCACGACCGGGAAGGCGGACCGGACCGCGCTGGCGGCGTGGGTCTTCGACCGCGAGGACACCGAGTACACCGCCCCGGGCACCGAGGCGGAGCGGCTGGTCGCCGAGGAGGTCGCTGCCGCGTTCGGGCTGCCGGGGATCGGTGTGCACGACCGGTTCTCCGAGTCTGGCGGGCATTCCCTGGCCGCGGCGCGCGCGGTCGCGCGACTGCGGGAGAGCACCGGCCGGGTGGTGACACTGACGGAGTTCCTCTCCGACGGCACGGTGGCCGCGGTCGCGCGGCGGCTCGCGGACGCTCCGGCCGCCGCGCCTTCCTTGGCACTGGAGGAAAACCCGGGGACCTTTCCCTTGACCGGCACGCAACGGGATCTGTGGACGCTCGCCCAGCTCGGTTCGACCGGCACCGCGACGACCGTCGCGTGGCGGCTGCGGCTGCGCGGCCGGGTGTCGGTGCCCGCACTGCGGGCCGCCGCGGACCAGGTCGTGGCCCGGCACGAGGTGCTGCGCGGCACGATCGGCGACCACGACGGCGAACCGGTCATGGTGGTGGGCCCGCCGGTGCGGGTTCCGGTGGACGTACACGACCTGCGCGGGCTGCCCGACGCGGACCGTCAAGCCGGGGAACTCGCCGCCTCCGCCGCCCGGCACGCGTTCGACCTCTCCCGTGACACGCCGCTCCTGCGGATCACGCTGCTCCGCCTCGACGACGACGTGGCCGACCTGATCGTCGTGTCCGACCACATCGCCACCGACGGCGCGTCCATCGGCGTGCTCATGGCCGAGCTGACCGGCGCACCCGCGGCTTCCTTCGCGCAGGTGGGCGCGGTGGCGTCGCGGGAACGCGCGCTCGCGGCGATACCCGAAGAGCGAGGCCGGCTGACGGCGTACTGGTCGGAAGAGCTGGCGGGCGCGACCCCGCCGGACGCCCTGTTCGACCGCGCCGCGCACGGCCGTCAGCGCTTCGGAGGGGAACGGATCAGCACTCCGCTACCGGGATCGCTGGGGTCAGCGGTGCGTGCGCTGGCCGAATCGACCGGGGTGACGCCGTTCGCGGTGTACCTGTCGGCGCTGGGACTGCTGGTCGGCGAACTGGTGCGGGGCCAGGACGTGCTGCTGGGGATGGCGGCCGCGCACCGGGACCGGCCCGAGCTCGAGCACACCGTCGGGCCGCTCGTCGACGTCCTGCCGGTGCGGTTGCGGCTCGACGCGGACACGTCGTTCCGCGACCTCCTGCGCGCGGCCATGACCACGGCGGCGCGCGCTATCGACCATCGGGGCCTGCCCAGCGGTGAACTCGCCGGGCTGTGGGGCGGCGACCGGCCGACCGGGGTACCGCTCACCCCCGTGTCGATCGCGGTGCAGCCCGACGGCCTGCCGCTGTCGGCGTACGGGCCGGACACGCGGCTGGACCTGCTCGGCGAGCTGCCGACCGGCGGCAGCCACAACCCGCTGACGGTGTTCGTGAACACCCATGTCGGCGGCACCGAGCTGATCGTCGAGCACGACCCGTCGTGGCTCGCCCCCGACCGCGCCCGCTGGTTCTCCCGTTCCCTGCTGCACCTACTGCACACCGCTGTGTCCACACCGGACACCGCGCTGTCCACACTGGAACTGGCGGCCGACGGGGAACTCGCCGTGCTGACGAGCTGGGGCACCGGCCCCGCGCTGCCCGACGACGACGCGGCCGGCGTGCCGGAGGCGGTGTGGCGCACCGCGTCGCGGACACCCGACGCGGTCGCGCTGTCCGCTGAGGGCGGGCAGCTGACGTACGCGGAACTTGTGGGCCACGCCGACCGGATCGCGCGCGTGCTCGCCGCGTCCGGGGTGACGGCCGGGGACACGGTCGGGGTATGCCTGCCGCGCGACGAGTTCCTTCCCGCCGCGCTGCTCGCCGTGTGGCGGACGGGTGCGGGATATCTGCCGCTCGACACCGGACAACCCGTCGCCAGGCTGGCCCAGCTCGCGGACGAGGCCGGCCTGCGCATCCTGCTCACGCGCGGCGGCGCCCAGCCGGTGGCGTCGGAAGTCGCCGACGCCGCGCCGGGCTTGCGCGTGGTCGATGCCGACCGGACCGACGGGGTGCCCTTCGAGCCGGTGCTGCCGGATGGCGACTCCCTCGCCTACGTGCTGTACACCTCCGGGTCGACCGGGCGGCCCAAGGGGGTCGAGATCAGCCACGCGAACCTGTACGCGTTCGTCCGTTCCCGCGGGCTCTGCCCCGGTATGACGCGGGACGACGCGATGCTCGCGGTCGCGCCGCTCGCCTTCGACGTGTCGGCCGAGGAACTGTGGTGGCCGCTCGCCACCGGCGCGCGCTGCGTCGTCGCCGACCGCGACACCGCCATCGACGGTCACCGGCTCGCGCGGCGGATCGCCGAAAGCGGGGTCACCGTCGTCGACCTGACCCCCACGAGCCTGCGGATGCTGCTCGCCGCGGGCTGGGCGGGTGACCCCACGCTGCGGCTGCTGCTCGGCGGCGAGGTGCTCGACCCCGATCTCGCCGCGCGGGTCCGGCCGCTGGTCGGCGAGCTGTGGAACGGCTACGGCCCGACGGAGACCACGGTCGCGGCGACCGCGCACCGGGTCACCGGGCACGACCGGGACCGGGTCCCGATCGGTTCGCCGACGCCAGGCGCGCGGCTGTACGTGGTGGACGAGGCGGGCAGGCTCGCGCCGCCCGGCGCGATCGGCGAGCTGTGGATCGGCGGCACCGGTGTGGCGACCGGCTACCGGGCACAGCCCGAATTGACCGGGCCCGCGTTCGTCGCCGACCCGATGCGGCCGGGCGAACGCTGCTACCGCACCGGTGATCTGGTCCGGTGGCGCCCCGAGGCGACACTGGAATTCGTCGGCCGCGCCGACGACCAGGTGAAGGTGCGCGGCAACCGGTTCGAGCCGGGCGAGATCGAATCCGTCCTGCGTGGACTGTCCGATGTGGACGACGCGGCGGTGGCGGTCGCCGAGGACGGCGTGGACGCGCACGTGATCGGCTACCTCACTCCCCCTACCGTCGACACGGCGGCCGTCGAGCGACGACTACGACGGTTACTGCCCGCCTATATGGTGCCGAGTTCGTGGTGCGCCTTGGACGCGCTCCCCTTGCTGCCCAACGGAAAGCTCGACCGACGCGCCCTTCCGCCGACGCCCGTCGCCCGCCCTGCCGCGGTCGCACCGCTGTCGGAAGCCGAGGCGGTGGTCGCGCAGGTGTGGCGGGAATGCCTCGAACTCGACGTGGAGATCGGCCCGGACAGCGACTTCTTCGCCCTCGGCGGCCGCTCGCTGGCGGCGACCCGGGTGGTCGGCCTCCTGCACACCCGGCTGAGACGCCGGATCACCGTCCGCACGTTGTTCGACCACCCCGTGCTCGCCGACTTCACCGCGCGGATCGACGGGGAAGCCACCCCCGCCGACCGACCGCTCGTCGCCCGCGCGGACCCGTACGCCCCCGCGCCACTGTCACCGGCGCAGCGCATGCTGTGGTTCGCGGCGAAGCTCGACCCGGACAGCGCCGCGTACAACTCTCCCACCGTGTTACGGATCCTGGGCGCACTCGACGAGCCCCGGCTGTACCGCGCCGTCCGCGCAGTCACGACGCGCCATCACGTGCTGCGCAGCCGGTTCACCGAGATCGACGGGGAGCCGGTCGCACTCCTCGGACCGGCCGACGCCGTCCCGATGTCCACTGTGGACGTCCGTGAACCAGATCTGGCCGCGGCGGTGAGAGCGGAGATCCGGCGGCCGTTCGCCCTGGACGCCGCTCCACCACTGCGCGTGGTCCTGTTCCGGCTCAGCCCGGACCATCACGTGCTCGCCCTCACCTGCCACCACATCGCCACCGACGCGACGTCCCAACGGCTCCTGCTGTCCGAAATGGACGCGTGGTACCGCACGGAACCCGATGATCCGCCACTCTCGGTCCAGTACGCCGACCACGCCGTACGGGAACGCGAACAGGACCGGGCGGCGGGGCTCGACTGGTGGGAGCGGCGGCTCGCTGATCTGCCCGCGTTGCGAGTGCCCGCCGACCGGCCCCGCCCCGCCATCGCGGACTGGACGGCCGGCGAGGTCCCGGTCCGGCTGCCCGCGAACGTCACGGAGCGGGTCCGGGCACTGGCGAGCGCGACCGGGACCACCCCGTTCACGGTCCTGCTCGCGGCCTGGCAACTGCTGCTCGCCCGGCTGGCCGGGGTACGGGACCTCGCCGTCGCCGTGCCGCACAGCGGCCGCCGCACCGCCGAACTGGCCGGGATGGTCGGCTTCTTCGTCGACACCGTGGCCGTCCGTGCCGATCTGGGGACCGACGTGTCGGGCCGCGACCTCGTGGCCAGGACACGCGACGCGGTGCTCGACGCGTTCGCACACGCCGACGTGCCGTTCGACGAGGTCGTGCGGCGGCTCGCGCCGGAGCGGGATCCGGCGAGCACCCCGGTGTGCCAGGTGATGATGAACGTCCTCGACGACCAGGCGGCCGCGACGCTCGGCGACCTGGCGGTGACGGTGCTGCCGCAACCGGTCGCCACCGCGCTGTACGACCTGAACCTCGACCTCGCCGAAACCGGCGACGGCTACACGGGCAGGCTCGTGTTCCGCACCGACCTGTTCGACCGGGACACGATCGAACGCTGGGCCCGCTGGTACGGCACCCTCCTCGACCGCCTCACCGACGACCCGGACGCCCAACTGTCCACACTGGACATCCTGAACGCCGCGGAACGTGCCGCGTTGTTCTCCTGGGGAACCGGGAAACCGTTGCCCGCCACCCGGACCGTGATCGCCGACGTGCTCGCGCGACAGTCCGGCGCGGTGGCGACCTCATCGCCTACCGGCCGGCTGTCCTATGCGGACCTGGCCACGTGGTCGGCACGGGGCGCCCGCGGTCTGCTCGCCGCGGGTGTCGCCACCGGCGACGTGGTCGGCGTATGCCTGCCCCGCGACGAATACCTGCCCGCCGGGCTGCTCGCGGTATGGCGGGCCGGTGGCGCGTACCTTCCGCTGGACCCCGGCCATCCCGCGGACCGGATCGCGGCACTCGCCGCCGATGCCGGGATCCGGGTCGTCGCCGCCCGCGGTCCCGCGCTGGACGTGGCCCGCGCCGCCCTGCCGCACCTGACCGTCGTGGACCTGGACAATCCCGTCACGGACGACCGCGCGCTGCGGGAACCGGGCCTGGACGACCTCGCCTACGTCCTCTACACCTCCGGTTCGACGGGCAGGCCGAAGGGCGTCACGGTCACGCATCGGAATCTCGCCGCGCTGGTCCACGCCTTCCGCGAAGTCACCGGCGTCCGGCCGTCCGACACCTGGCTCGCGGTCGCGCCGCTCGTGTTCGACACCGCCACCGGCGAGATCTGGACGACCTTGACCGCGGGCGCGCACTGCGCGATCGCCGACCGGGACTGTGCCGTCGACGGGCACGCGCTGGTCCGGCGGCTCGTCTCGACCGGCGCGACCCGCTTCAACCCGACACCGACCACCTTGCGGATGCTCGTCGCCGCCGGACTTCCCGAGCTGCCGGGACTGCACGTGTTCTCCGGCGGCGAGGCCCTCGACGTCGCGCTGGCGCGGCAGGTCACCGCCCGGGTCGCGAGCCTGCGCAACTGTTACGGCCCCACGGAGACCACCATCACCGCGACCACGCACCTGGTGACCACCGCCGACCTGGCGGCCGACCGGCCGATACCGATCGGCGGCCCCCTCGACGGCACCCTGCTCACAGTGGTCGACCCGTTCGGCCGGACCGCGCTTCCCGGCGCCGTCGGCGAGTTGTCCATCGGCGGTGCCGGCGTGACACCGGGCTACCGCGACCGTCCGGAGCGGACCGCGGCCGCCTTCGGTACCGACCCGTTGCACGGGGTCCGTTCCTACCGCACCGGCGACCTGGTCCGCTGGCGTGCCGACGGCGCGCTGGAGTTCCACGGCCGCGCCGACCACCAGGTGAAGATCCGCGGCAACCGGGTCGAACTCGGCGAGGTGGAGCATGTGCTGCGCGCGGTCGCCGGAGTGACCGACGCGGTGGTCGTGGTGCGCTCCGGGGAGGGCGAACCCCATCTCGTCGGCTATCTCACTCCGTCCACTGTGGACACGGATGTGGCGGCGGCCGTGCTGCGCGGACGGCTACCCGACTACGCGGTGCCTCACCGCTGGGTGCCGCTCGACGCGTTCCCCGTCACCGCGACCGGGAAGGTGGACCGCACCGCGCTACCCGCCCCCGTCGCGCAGACGCGGCCCGACAGCCGGCCGGAATCGGCGGTCGAAGAACTTGTCGCGATGATCTGGGCCGAGGTGCTCGGCCAAGAGCAGGTCGGCGCGCTGGACGACTTCTTCGGCCTCGGCGGACATTCCCTCGCCGCGACCAAGGTCGTCGGCCGTCTCGGCGAGGCGCTCGGGTTCCCCGTCCCGGTGCGCTGTCTGTTCGACCGGCCCGTGCTGCGGGAGTTCGCGGTCGAACTGGAACGGATCGCGATGACCGTACTGGCGGACGACGGCGCCATCGATGTCCAGGCGGGAAGCACGGCATGA
- a CDS encoding ATP-binding protein, translating into MDRGPSSLLGEARRDAGLTQEELAERTGLTVRSISNIERGRVARPRRHSVEALALGLGLQGEQASRFVRHYCPDAVSPAKTPVVAVPAQLPSGITSFIGRQREIDVLDALHGEKAGAGVLVAVLEGMAGVGKTSLAVQWAHRVKQDFPDGQLFANLRGYGPGAPVDPAEVLRSFLRALGVPVADVPADLDDRAASLRSVLAGRSVLIVLDNARSADQVRPLLPGHAGCAVVVTSRAALHGLTISADAHRVPVPLLTERESFSLLDRLAGDGRRFTDRTALADMVSGCGGLPLALRIVGERLAHHRNLANVASSMRSAGGRLAALTTEEKTTSLPSVLSWSYDALPGDVASGLRLLGLHPGPHWDTAAAAALLGTDPPETRRLLDALVDSHLLLAHRADGRFEFHDLVRDYARGRADEEPARRRSAALRRLAEHCVAGAADAAGSMGAGDPNRRPLLTPIAENVRFTGAEDAATWLAAEMPTLIAIAEQSSATGDTYARDLSTVLWQVLRVHGHYGALRTLHRLALGEAQRAGDAIGIQQALVDLAAICARLGHFDEAVTHLTRCLDVDASPVATGRALNILGTVYGQLGRYADAADHLSRAVTVSRDNGDRLNEGRALSNLGFVHERRGELDAALDCYRQCLTNAQRIGDRLSEAIALHNLGDVYRALGRWTEAHDHLGRSLTVSRAEGHREAEGYALAYLGLVHLRQDDAAAARVHQEAALDIAVATGIRPLETLVHNGLADSALARGDRPTALAHYTRAAELARLTREPHEEARALTGIAATHDGVGAPDKAKPYRERAQSLYDAMGIAMVPS; encoded by the coding sequence ATGGACCGTGGGCCGAGTTCGCTGCTGGGTGAGGCACGGCGGGATGCCGGGCTGACGCAAGAGGAGCTGGCGGAACGCACCGGGTTGACGGTGCGGAGCATCAGCAACATCGAACGCGGCCGGGTCGCCAGGCCACGGCGCCATTCGGTGGAGGCGCTGGCGCTGGGGCTGGGTCTCCAGGGCGAGCAGGCGAGCCGGTTCGTGCGGCACTACTGCCCGGACGCGGTTTCACCTGCGAAAACGCCGGTCGTTGCGGTGCCCGCGCAACTGCCTTCGGGGATCACGTCGTTCATCGGGCGTCAGCGGGAGATCGACGTGCTCGACGCCCTCCATGGCGAGAAGGCCGGCGCGGGTGTCCTCGTGGCGGTGCTGGAGGGCATGGCCGGGGTCGGCAAGACGTCGTTGGCCGTGCAATGGGCGCACCGCGTCAAGCAGGACTTCCCCGACGGGCAGTTGTTCGCGAACCTGCGTGGGTACGGGCCGGGGGCGCCGGTCGATCCGGCCGAGGTGCTGCGGTCGTTCCTGCGGGCGCTCGGCGTGCCCGTGGCGGATGTGCCCGCCGACCTCGACGACCGGGCAGCGTCGCTGCGCAGTGTGCTGGCCGGCCGTTCGGTGCTCATCGTGCTGGACAACGCCCGCTCGGCGGACCAGGTCCGGCCGCTGCTGCCCGGGCACGCGGGTTGCGCGGTGGTGGTGACGAGCCGCGCGGCCCTGCACGGGCTGACGATCAGCGCCGACGCGCACCGGGTGCCGGTGCCCCTGCTGACCGAACGGGAGTCGTTCTCCTTGCTCGACCGGTTGGCGGGCGACGGACGAAGATTCACCGACCGCACCGCGCTCGCCGACATGGTGTCGGGATGCGGCGGCCTGCCCCTCGCCCTGCGCATCGTCGGTGAACGGCTCGCGCACCACCGGAACCTGGCGAACGTGGCGTCCTCGATGCGTTCGGCCGGCGGCCGGCTCGCCGCACTGACCACCGAAGAGAAGACCACCTCCCTGCCCTCCGTGCTGTCCTGGTCCTACGACGCGCTGCCCGGCGACGTCGCGTCGGGCCTGCGTCTGCTCGGACTCCACCCCGGCCCGCACTGGGACACCGCCGCCGCGGCGGCTCTGCTGGGCACCGATCCGCCGGAGACCCGCCGGCTCCTCGACGCGCTCGTCGACAGTCACTTGCTGCTCGCGCACCGCGCGGACGGCCGGTTCGAATTCCACGACCTGGTCCGCGACTACGCGCGCGGCCGTGCCGACGAGGAACCGGCGCGGCGGCGATCGGCGGCCCTGCGCCGGCTCGCCGAGCATTGTGTGGCCGGGGCGGCCGACGCGGCCGGGTCGATGGGGGCGGGCGACCCCAACCGAAGACCGCTGCTCACCCCGATCGCCGAGAACGTCAGGTTCACCGGCGCCGAAGACGCGGCGACCTGGCTGGCGGCGGAGATGCCCACCTTGATCGCCATCGCGGAACAGTCGTCGGCCACCGGCGACACCTACGCCCGCGACCTCTCGACCGTGCTGTGGCAGGTGTTGCGGGTCCACGGTCACTACGGCGCGCTGCGCACACTGCACCGTCTCGCGCTCGGCGAGGCACAGCGGGCGGGCGATGCCATCGGCATCCAGCAGGCGCTCGTCGACCTGGCGGCGATCTGCGCCCGGCTCGGCCATTTCGACGAGGCCGTGACACATCTGACCCGCTGCCTCGACGTCGACGCGAGCCCGGTCGCCACCGGCCGCGCCCTGAACATCCTCGGCACCGTGTACGGGCAACTGGGCCGCTACGCCGACGCGGCGGACCACTTGAGCAGGGCGGTCACGGTTTCCCGGGACAACGGCGACCGCCTCAACGAGGGGCGCGCGCTGTCCAACCTCGGCTTCGTCCACGAACGCCGGGGCGAACTGGACGCCGCTCTCGACTGCTATCGGCAATGCCTGACCAACGCCCAACGCATCGGTGACCGGCTGAGCGAAGCGATCGCGCTGCACAACCTCGGAGACGTGTACCGCGCGCTGGGCCGGTGGACGGAGGCCCACGACCACCTCGGCCGATCGCTGACGGTCAGCAGGGCCGAGGGCCACCGGGAGGCCGAAGGATACGCACTGGCCTACCTCGGGCTGGTGCACCTCCGGCAGGACGACGCGGCGGCGGCCCGCGTGCACCAGGAGGCCGCGCTCGACATCGCGGTGGCGACGGGCATCCGGCCGCTGGAGACCCTCGTGCACAACGGGCTCGCGGACAGCGCGCTGGCCCGCGGTGACCGGCCCACCGCGCTCGCGCACTACACGCGGGCCGCCGAACTCGCCCGGCTGACCCGCGAACCGCATGAGGAGGCCCGCGCGCTGACCGGTATCGCCGCGACCCACGACGGCGTCGGCGCGCCGGACAAGGCCAAGCCGTATCGCGAACGCGCGCAATCGCTGTACGACGCGATGGGTATCGCGATGGTGCCGTCCTGA
- a CDS encoding helix-turn-helix domain-containing protein yields MTSAAPAPDTTNPADEGPARFGRLLRSHRTSLGATQRLLAARSTVSVRAIRDLEHGRVDRPRRDTVRLIAAGLGLSGQARADFERAAERSAKAAGTSAPGTHRLFTP; encoded by the coding sequence GTGACCAGCGCCGCCCCCGCGCCGGACACGACGAACCCGGCGGACGAGGGTCCGGCCCGTTTCGGCAGGTTGCTGCGCAGCCACCGGACCAGCCTCGGCGCGACCCAGCGGCTTCTCGCCGCCCGCTCGACGGTCAGCGTCCGGGCGATCAGGGATCTCGAGCACGGCCGCGTCGACCGGCCCCGCCGCGACACCGTCCGGCTCATCGCGGCCGGGCTCGGCCTGTCCGGCCAGGCTCGCGCCGACTTCGAACGAGCGGCGGAGCGATCCGCCAAGGCCGCCGGCACGTCAGCGCCGGGAACGCACCGTCTCTTCACCCCCTGA